One segment of Triticum aestivum cultivar Chinese Spring chromosome 2A, IWGSC CS RefSeq v2.1, whole genome shotgun sequence DNA contains the following:
- the LOC123189528 gene encoding SUPPRESSOR OF GAMMA RESPONSE 1 isoform X1, with translation MPVSLHTPLSVPPVAALPRRAAMAEFFRSLIVTTKTIATMIIHPSLCQVEELLAWMECPNCKYRIDNTDVLSQWPGLPAGVKFDPTDLELLEHLEGKVGRAASHVLIDDFIPTIGEAQGICYTHPENLPGIKMDGSTGHFFHKVSNAYVVGKRKRRKISNSDHTVCDENIRWHKTGKSRSILDNNGVIKGWKKILVLYIGYRKGGGKTEKTNWRMHQYHLGVDQDEKQEELVVSKVFYQVQSMNAGQSLVCGVSEEFDSFAGEDDPTTTMTYPLQTRCPNGSPSGTEQNQEEGESRMSTVREAVEWLAGSSSHAVEDAPLSGLDEHLSSGGTAYPDPEGQPLPLDAEALQELPDLGAPPDIPLPPDMNLESQDSMEMWLASVLTEDEEGFEVAEQREEAGFSP, from the exons aTGCCCGTCTCGCTCCACACTCCGCTCTCGGTCCCTCCCGTCGCAGCGCTGCCGCGCCGGGCGGCCATGGCAGA ATTCTTCAGGTCATTGATCGTTACTACCAAGACAATTGCTACGATGATAATTCATCCCTCGCTTTGCCAGGTTGAGGAAttgcttgcatggatggagtgcccAAATTGCAAATACCGCATTGATAATACTGAT GTTTTATCACAGTGGCCAGGACTCCCTGCTGGTGTCAAATTTGATCCAACTGATCTCGAACTGCTTGAACATTTAGAAGGAAAGGTTGGCAGGGCAGCGTCCCATGTACTAATAGATGATTTTATTCCAACCATAGGGGAGGCCCAAGGAATCTGCTATACACATCCGGAAAATCTCCCTG GTATCAAGATGGACGGGAGCACCGGTCACTTCTTCCACAAAGTATCCAATGCATACGTTGTTGGCAAGCGTAAGCGTCGCAAGATTAGCAATAGTGACCACACTGTCTGTGATGAGAATATCAGATGGCACAAGACTGGAAAATCCAGATCTATCTTAGATAATAACGGTGTCATAAAAGGATGGAAGAAAATATTGGTTCTTTACATTGGTTATCGGAAAGGAGGTGGCAAGACAGAGAAAACTAATTGGAGAATGCATCAGTACCACCTTGGGGTAGATCAAGATGAAAAGCAGGAGGAGCTTGTTGTTTCCAAAGTCTTTTATCAGGTGCAGTCAATGAATGCTGGGCAGTCTCTAGTGTGCGGTGTTAGTGAAGAATTCGATTCATTTGCTGGGGAAGACGATCCTACAACCACAATGACATACCCTCTGCAGACTCGTTGCCCAAACGGTAGCCCATCCGGAACCGAGCAGAATCAG GAGGAGGGAGAGTCCCGCATGTCAACTGTTCGGGAAGCCGTGGAATGGCTCGCTGGAAGCTCGTCGCATGCCGTGGAGGACGCACCACTGTCTGGCCTGGATGAACACCTGTCAAGCGGCGGGACCGCCTACCCTGACCCTGAGGGGCAGCCTCTGCCGCTTGACGCGGAGGCGCTCCAGGAGTTGCCCGACCTCGGAGCGCCTCCGGATATCCCCCTTCCACCC GACATGAATTTGGAGTCGCAGGATAGCATGGAGATGTGGCTGGCCAGCGTGTTAACAGAGGATGAGGAGGGGTTTGAAGTAGCGGAGCAACGAGAAGAGGCCGGTTTTTCTCCGTGA
- the LOC123189528 gene encoding NAC domain-containing protein 73 isoform X2, translating to MPVSLHTPLSVPPVAALPRRAAMAEFFRSLIVTTKTIATMIIHPSLCQVEELLAWMECPNCKYRIDNTDVLSQWPGLPAGVKFDPTDLELLEHLEGKVGRAASHVLIDDFIPTIGEAQGICYTHPENLPGIKMDGSTGHFFHKVSNAYVVGKRKRRKISNSDHTVCDENIRWHKTGKSRSILDNNGVIKGWKKILVLYIGYRKGGGKTEKTNWRMHQYHLGVDQDEKQEELVVSKVFYQVQSMNAGQSLVCGVSEEFDSFAGEDDPTTTMTYPLQTRCPNGSPSGTEQNQEEGESRMSTVREAVEWLAGSSSHAVEDAPLSGLDEHLSSGGTAYPDPEGQPLPLDAEALQELPDLGAPPDIPLPPCMFSAGHEFGVAG from the exons aTGCCCGTCTCGCTCCACACTCCGCTCTCGGTCCCTCCCGTCGCAGCGCTGCCGCGCCGGGCGGCCATGGCAGA ATTCTTCAGGTCATTGATCGTTACTACCAAGACAATTGCTACGATGATAATTCATCCCTCGCTTTGCCAGGTTGAGGAAttgcttgcatggatggagtgcccAAATTGCAAATACCGCATTGATAATACTGAT GTTTTATCACAGTGGCCAGGACTCCCTGCTGGTGTCAAATTTGATCCAACTGATCTCGAACTGCTTGAACATTTAGAAGGAAAGGTTGGCAGGGCAGCGTCCCATGTACTAATAGATGATTTTATTCCAACCATAGGGGAGGCCCAAGGAATCTGCTATACACATCCGGAAAATCTCCCTG GTATCAAGATGGACGGGAGCACCGGTCACTTCTTCCACAAAGTATCCAATGCATACGTTGTTGGCAAGCGTAAGCGTCGCAAGATTAGCAATAGTGACCACACTGTCTGTGATGAGAATATCAGATGGCACAAGACTGGAAAATCCAGATCTATCTTAGATAATAACGGTGTCATAAAAGGATGGAAGAAAATATTGGTTCTTTACATTGGTTATCGGAAAGGAGGTGGCAAGACAGAGAAAACTAATTGGAGAATGCATCAGTACCACCTTGGGGTAGATCAAGATGAAAAGCAGGAGGAGCTTGTTGTTTCCAAAGTCTTTTATCAGGTGCAGTCAATGAATGCTGGGCAGTCTCTAGTGTGCGGTGTTAGTGAAGAATTCGATTCATTTGCTGGGGAAGACGATCCTACAACCACAATGACATACCCTCTGCAGACTCGTTGCCCAAACGGTAGCCCATCCGGAACCGAGCAGAATCAG GAGGAGGGAGAGTCCCGCATGTCAACTGTTCGGGAAGCCGTGGAATGGCTCGCTGGAAGCTCGTCGCATGCCGTGGAGGACGCACCACTGTCTGGCCTGGATGAACACCTGTCAAGCGGCGGGACCGCCTACCCTGACCCTGAGGGGCAGCCTCTGCCGCTTGACGCGGAGGCGCTCCAGGAGTTGCCCGACCTCGGAGCGCCTCCGGATATCCCCCTTCCACCC TGTATGTTTTCGGCAGGACATGAATTTGGAGTCGCAGGATAG